gaatcctagttggagtaggactgggattcctacttggaataggattcctacaatcctaatgagattaggaattttgaattaaaataggattcctacttggagtagaatttctagaaatcctaattagattaggacttcggattcaaatagagtcctaattggattaggactaaaattaaacaaatcctaattggattaggattccttaagtctaaattaattaataatctaataaatcaacatgactcctaattggattaggattgaagagttcaattgagtcatggttcattcaaagtcctagttggattaggactagcatagattgaacccaattggctaatcctaattggattgggattaaaccataagagaggcacccaatcctctttggaagaggattagggcatcacaagaaggagggatcacgcccctcctcctctccttgtgtgcggcatgaagagaggggccgacgccccccttctctctttggaaagttatctagggctccaactttggaggagcccttgatggctataagagggactatgaggccggcaccctagggcattgaaacctctcttcctccaagccgtggccttctcctttccttggtgttctcagccgcaagcaagggaaaagctctccaagtgttggcggcctcctcctctaccctttcttcatccaacgcaagcaacagaagaaggctgcgtaggggatcatcttcttcctcttcttcatccttcttcttcctccttctaagcacaatcaagagttgattgagagggaggacatcagccatcaaagctatctctgcaagggaactagcaccccggtgagatagaaagcttggatcggatcctgcttcgtgtggatacccgtagaggccggacgtttgaacggcttcaagcgaaccctcttccaaaaccacgaattcagatttgcggtgatcatctacccgcgcaaggtgaagatttgatcttcctaatagttttaaaagttttaattcttacctaattatgaaaggtctcgaaacaacgttcatgcgatgaacgtcgaacccgtgcatgccgattccgctgccatctgaaaaatttttgaaatatcagcggcatgggcgggttcccaacaatttTCACATAGCCTTGTATCAATGGTTAAAGTTCACTCCCACATGAAATATGCAAAAAAGTCGATTGTTTGTTCAtctatttttttggttttcttggAGCTTTTAGAACTCGCAATGTTACTAAACTATTGCTTTCACCAACATGAAGCATGTTTTAGGTAAGGTATCTTTTCCTTCACATCTGAATTCATTTGATTTTAATCTTATTATCTCTGTAAGTCTCAGTGTGATACATTCCTTCTTTGGGCATACATAGTCATCATGGCTCATCCTGCTATGCTTAGTGCAAACATTAATGTTGTTTATGTTGCTAAATCCTTTTCCTTATTTGAGGGTTTAGGTAGATAGCATTTATCAGGCACTTGCATTACCTATGCCCTTAGAGACCGTTGACAATTTTCCCGATTCCGATTGGTTAtaaagcttctttttttttaaaaaaaaaatcttttttcaaACTAAAGGGTAGTCATTTAAACTTTGCAAGTAAAAGGATGGACACATTTCAATTTTTAGGTTTTAATCTTCTAAAAGATTTCATAGCCAATTGTTTGTACTAGTAAGGGCTCTGCACTAAAGTAGTAGAAACCGTTAGTGCTTTCTTGTGAATTTTGTTTTGTCATTGTGATAATTGATATAACTTCTTGAACACAAACTATATCTTATCAGAGGAAATGAGCAAactaatttcatatttttccatGGTTGAGAAAAATCAGTATCAAATTCACCTGAATAAATTAAATATCAACTTGAATGTTACTGACACTGCTTGTCTACCAATCTTGGAAGGGAGTTTTGGAGGTGGGGAGATTAAAGAGGGGTTTTTCTTGTCCATAATTTTTGAGGCAGGGAGTGGTGAAGAAGTGAAATATTGGTGAGAGGCTTTGATTAGTCACTGCTTTGAGTGGAGGGGGATGTGAGATATGGTGTCCTAACTTTTGGAAGAATATTTGAGATATGAATATTAAAGAAATTATCATTTTCTTCTATGATGGATAAGACAAGAATTTTAAGAGTGAATGATGAGTTCCTTTTTGACTGTTTCAACTAATGGTGGGTTCATGATTTCATGCCTTGAAAttcctagattttttttttagttaatcATTTTGGATAAAATTTCTGCCTAACTCATTGGAATATTGATGGTACATTAGGTTGTGTTGGTTTTCTAATAGAAATATCTGCTATTCTCTTGTCTATGTACTTTTGGCACAACTACTTGAACATAGATGTATGATTGCTTCCAGACTTGCAATGTGGAACCCTGTTCCATATGCTTGTTGATCGGGAGGCTGGGTTTGTGTCCACCTAGTAGGAGATTTGAGGAACAAATGAGCCTCTTATCTGTTTGTTGTATGAAAGGAGCTTTTCCCCATGAATATGGTTATAAGCCAATAATATTCGGGATCTTTCCTATAAAATGCTTCTGGATGTCTAGCAGTGGTTGTGAGATTGTTCGAGATTTGGGATAAAGAACCAATAGTGATGCTTGGCTTTTCTTTCCATCTCTTTTTTCCCTGAGAATTTAACAATGACTTGAAGATGAATTCCTTTCTGACTTGTTTAAGTTTTAACTAAAGGTGGGTCCATGATTTCATACCTTAAAGTTCCTAGACAGATTTATAAATTATAGTTGatcattttggataaattaccGCCTGCCATAATTCTCATGAGAGCGAGAGATTGGAAAATTGATGGTACTTGTAGGTTGTGTCGGCTTTCTAATAGAATTGTCTGCTGTTTTCTTGTCTATGTACTTTTGGCGCAACTACTTGAACATGAATGCATGATTACTTCCAAACATGCTGTGTGGATACCTGTTCCATATGCTTGTTGATTGTGGGTTTAGGCTTCTGTTCACCTTGTGGGAGATTTTGAGGAACACATTGGCCTCTTTTCTGTTTGTTGTATGAAGGGACCATTTCCCATGAATATGGTTATAGGCCAATAATATTGGGGGCTTCCCCATAGAATGCTTCTGGATACCTAGAGGTTGTTATGAGGAGGTTTTTCATTTGGAATGAAGACCAAAAAATGATGTTTGGCTTTTGTTtccccctttttcttctcctctttggTTTTCAGACTCTGTATGCCCTCATGCTAGATTCATACATATATTGCATAAAGACACATACATCAGCGATGTATATTCTTGTTATTAGATACAAGGAATGACATGCAATTGCAACAGCTTCAATAAGTGCCAACCTTTTTAGGAATTTGTACTTCCGCATGCTACTATGCTTTCTGTATGCTTATTGCTGGCCTTCAGATGCCTCTAGCTCATTGTTACCTTGACCATCATCACCACCTTCACATCTGGATCAATTTTACGTTCCTTTTTTTCCCTAATAGAGATACCCTTGTAAAAGGGCATCAATAGATAAGCTTTTAATGATTTATCAAGCATAACAGAGTTCTTCGAAGATGCTTCCAAGGATGGACTTTCATGGATAAATTTATGTCTACCTATATTCGCTTGTGATCTGTTCCAAATGTTGCTAAAACTAATATTTATGTCCATGAACTTGTAAGCTTGCCAATTTTTGGCACTTGATGCTTTACCAACCCCATAGCATCTATAaagttccttttttttcattaCGAGAATGATTCATTTTGAAAATTCCTGTGGACATTTTACATAATAATGGCTGTTTTGCTCATTTTATGCTTCTGATGTGTTGATTGTAAAATCTAGAAGCAAGTAGCTTGTACGTCGTGTCTCAAGTTTATTAGGTATGGTTGAAATATCTAATTTTTGTTGTTAATTTTCAGGCATGAGATTCTGTTGTTTGAGGCTCTACGAGAGGGTTTGGAAGAAGAGATGGATAGAGATCCTCGAGTTTGCGTTATTGGGGAAGATGTGGGTCATTACGGTGGCTCATACAAGGTAACCAAAGGCTTAGCAAATAAGTATGGAGATCTGAGGGTTCTTGACACTCCCATTGCTGAGAACTCCTTCACAGGCATGGGCATCGGGGCTGCAATGACAGGCTTGAGGCCAGTTGTTGAAGGCATGAACATGGGTTTTCTCCTGCTGGCCTTCAATCAGATCTCAAACAATTGTGGTATGCTCCATTACACTTCTGGAGGTCAGTTTACCATTCCAATAGTGATCCGAGGGCCTGGAGGTGTAGGCCGCCAGCTTGGGGCAGAGCACTCACAGCGCTTGGAATCGTATTTCCAGTCGATTCCAGGTCTGCAAATGGTTGCCTGCTCGACCCCCTACAATTCCAAGGGACTGATGAAAGCAGCTATCAGGAGTGAGAATCCTGTAGTATTGTTCGAGCACGTGCTGTTGTACAATTTGAAGGAGAGGATCCCTGATGAGGATTACATTTGTTGTCTGGAGGAAGCAGAGATGGTACGAGTTGGTGAGCATGTAACAATCCTGACATACTCACGCATGAGGTATCATGTGATGCAGGCTGCAAAGACTCTGGTGAACAAGGGATATGATCCTGAAGTTGTTGACATTAGGTCATTGAAGCCATTTGATCTCTACACCATTGGGAATTCCGTGAAGAAGACACATCGTGTGCTGATAGTGGAAGAGTGCATGCGTACTGGTGGAATTGGTGCCAGTTTGAGGGCGGCCATCATCGACAATTTCTGGGACTACTTGGATGCTCCGATCATGTGCTTGTCATCACAGGATGTGCCGACACCATATGCTGGCTCATTGGAGGAACAGACTGTAGTGCAGCCAGCACAGATTGTGGCTGCGGTGGAGCAGCTCTGCCGATAGATAGGCTTTTGCAGgcagttttttctttttagcaTCAGGGCTTGGAATCCTGTCTGTTCTCAAACATTGTGTTACTTAGTTTTGGGTTCCACCTCGATGGCAGTGTTTCCATACCGTCTGATTAGCTTGCACCATTTGATTTCTTCGTACTATGGCCTAGCATTTGTTAGCTTAAAATATTCTTTCTGTTGTGCTAATTAGAAATCTTTTGAGTTCCATTGGTTTAACTAGGTGAACTTGAGGTTTTGAACTTGTGAAAGCAAaggaaattttcttttttccctctgGCGCTTCACCTGTAATTAAAATTTGGGAAGTTCTTTAAATAGCTAGATGGATATAAGTTTTTTTGTGTCAAGTGACTAGCTAGATAAGGTCCAGAGATATCTGGccctcttgtaatgattctctCTTCCCCACATATTGAATATTATATTCTTATTCAGAAAATCATAAGAGTAGGATGAGCAGAAAGGAAGCAGAAACAGAATCTTCACCATGTGTTATTTTATTCAAGGTTTCATAGAAAAAACCTCCAACCAATAGTAGCCGTTTCTTTCAAGAAATGGATTTGATGAGTTATCTCCTATTCTGAAATGAAGGGTTGGAATATCCGCTGCGGTAACCAGAAGCTTATGTTTGGGCTTCATCTGAGTCTTCTTAATAGTTTGACTCTTCCATGCTGTGTCTCACAAACCTTTTCAATACAGCTCCCGTTCATAGTTCTGCTACAGACGATACAGGATAGCTGTTGAGGATCCATTTATTATCCGCTGCAGTAATTCCGTGATTGCAATATCTGAGAGGTTATAATATGAAGGTGTTGAAAACTTCACTGAGAATATGCCTTCTTATGTGAAAGGTCCTGCTCGTTTTAATACTGATTGTGACACCCCAACATATTGCTAATCTACATAAAGAACCATGGCTGgtgaagaaaggaagaatcataaccttttttttttttatatagaaaGCAAGTCTAACATGACATGCTCCAAGGTGATCATTTGTCCAAGCCATGTGGTGAACAGAAAGTCTCACGCATATGGAATTCCcatgtttccttttctttttctttgtttgttttTGCTGGTAGGTGATGCCTGTAGGAAATTTCTGACTGCACCGCCAGAAGTGACCATCCCCTCAATATACTCCTAAAAGCCTCCAGTGGTGTTCCTACAGTTTCAGGATCGAACAATCTCAGCTAACTTAGATTGTGCAGCTTCCTATCTCTTTTAGCTCCATGTCTTTCACCAGATCATCCTATGGATATTGAAAGATAGGCCCTGAGGACCTTCATGTGTGTGCTATTTTCTGATGTCTGTTAATTGATTGTGCCAAATGCCATTATGAACAAGCATAGCCAAGCAAGCAATAAGCTGCAAATCTCAAAATTCAGCCTGAAAGTCAATCTTaatgtttaaatagccacaaaaTAATGAAAACAGCAAGTAAATCTTATAAAGCATTCAGCACAGGAGTCAACCCAACAGAAGAA
This portion of the Phoenix dactylifera cultivar Barhee BC4 chromosome 11, palm_55x_up_171113_PBpolish2nd_filt_p, whole genome shotgun sequence genome encodes:
- the LOC103723434 gene encoding pyruvate dehydrogenase E1 component subunit beta-like, translating into MAAALQTAGTLTASSNLVINSERFRFGSLLRSPAGMKGTILVVKSDGRHTVGFNAGLRGANLIPNAVAAKTEDSAKSTYSKPGHEILLFEALREGLEEEMDRDPRVCVIGEDVGHYGGSYKVTKGLANKYGDLRVLDTPIAENSFTGMGIGAAMTGLRPVVEGMNMGFLLLAFNQISNNCGMLHYTSGGQFTIPIVIRGPGGVGRQLGAEHSQRLESYFQSIPGLQMVACSTPYNSKGLMKAAIRSENPVVLFEHVLLYNLKERIPDEDYICCLEEAEMVRVGEHVTILTYSRMRYHVMQAAKTLVNKGYDPEVVDIRSLKPFDLYTIGNSVKKTHRVLIVEECMRTGGIGASLRAAIIDNFWDYLDAPIMCLSSQDVPTPYAGSLEEQTVVQPAQIVAAVEQLCR